One window of Paenibacillus sp. FSL K6-3182 genomic DNA carries:
- a CDS encoding NADH-dependent flavin oxidoreductase, whose protein sequence is MKSTYLPLFEQMTFKNGIELKNRIVMAPMTNFSANEDGTVSETELSYYSRRSGGVGLVITACVYVSPNGKGFHGEFASDSDDMIPSLQRLAATIKEKGAKAVLQIFHGGRECPINLVPNGDVVSASAVASEQNAGVTPRALLDEEIESIIRDFGETTRRAIEAGFDGVEIHGANGYLVQQFFSPHSNVRDDRWGGNIENRLRFPLAVVDEVKRVVAAYAKKPFLVGYRFSPEEATTPGITMSDTFRLLDELTNKELDYLHVSLMDFWSLPKRGAEETKTRMQWIKDRVGHSIPIIGVGSIHTPEDAVKALDIGIPLVAIGREIIVEPDWVEKVQEGRESEIKTTLSKDDQDRLVVPTPLWQAIVHTPGWFPLGD, encoded by the coding sequence ATGAAATCAACTTATTTGCCATTGTTTGAACAAATGACCTTTAAAAACGGTATTGAATTAAAAAACCGGATTGTTATGGCGCCAATGACGAATTTCTCAGCAAACGAAGACGGAACGGTATCGGAGACGGAGCTCAGCTATTATAGCCGCAGATCAGGTGGAGTAGGCCTAGTCATTACAGCTTGTGTTTACGTTTCACCAAACGGAAAAGGATTTCACGGCGAATTTGCAAGCGACAGCGATGACATGATTCCGAGTCTACAGCGCTTGGCAGCAACGATTAAAGAAAAGGGCGCTAAAGCGGTGCTTCAAATTTTTCATGGCGGCAGAGAATGTCCAATTAACCTCGTGCCAAATGGTGATGTGGTAAGTGCGAGCGCTGTAGCTTCGGAGCAGAACGCTGGGGTTACACCTAGAGCATTATTAGATGAGGAAATTGAATCGATTATTCGCGACTTTGGAGAAACGACTAGAAGAGCGATTGAGGCGGGGTTCGATGGTGTTGAAATTCATGGTGCAAACGGTTATCTTGTCCAACAATTTTTCTCTCCGCATTCCAATGTACGTGATGACCGTTGGGGAGGCAATATAGAGAACAGATTGCGTTTCCCATTAGCCGTCGTTGATGAAGTGAAGCGAGTTGTTGCTGCCTATGCGAAAAAACCTTTTCTAGTCGGTTACCGCTTCTCCCCTGAGGAGGCGACTACGCCTGGTATTACCATGTCGGATACATTTAGGCTTCTAGATGAGCTAACCAATAAAGAACTTGATTATCTTCATGTATCGTTAATGGATTTCTGGTCATTGCCTAAACGAGGTGCTGAAGAAACGAAAACGCGTATGCAATGGATAAAAGATCGTGTAGGTCACTCCATACCGATTATTGGCGTGGGCTCCATTCATACCCCAGAAGATGCTGTAAAGGCATTGGATATCGGCATTCCACTTGTTGCGATTGGCCGTGAAATTATTGTTGAACCGGATTGGGTCGAGAAGGTGCAAGAAGGCCGCGAATCGGAAATAAAAACAACGCTCAGCAAGGATGATCAAGATCGATTGGTCGTTCCTACCCCGCTCTGGCAAGCAATTGTTCATACGCCAGGCTGGTTCCCGTTAGGCGATTAA
- a CDS encoding MFS transporter yields the protein MEVTDKQKIGEKLLPILAFTLVFSIMNASMFNVVMPVISKEFGITASQVSWLITGYMIVFAVGSVTYGKLADKYRLKDLLTFGLIIFALGSIVGLLASEYWMIVLGRVLQASGAAVIPATAMIVPVRYFSPEKRGRALGTVAAGLALGTALAPIVAGIVTSFINWRFLFLISVIPLIALPFFRKYLDNDRGKAQKIDYLGGILLGGSVALLLMSISVGSWFIALGGAVTLVLFIVRIRTATEPFIQPKLFSNKKYTFSLIMTFLATSLSFSMPFVTPQFLAGLNQLSPAIIGFVMFPAAITSALMGRRGGRLADEKGNSFLVYLAISLSFTCFILLSVFVGLSPYLIVFLLIFGNIGQTFMQIAMSNTISRTLAKEQIGVGMGLMSLLNFISGAMTTSIIGKMLDLKQTAVHFNPFAIHNGAYLYSNIFFSLAILAAIIVGLYYLLFRPSRDKAALQTKLEKTKSSSTTA from the coding sequence ATGGAAGTTACAGATAAACAAAAAATTGGCGAGAAGCTGCTGCCTATATTAGCTTTTACATTAGTCTTCTCTATTATGAATGCTTCAATGTTTAATGTTGTTATGCCTGTCATCAGCAAGGAATTTGGCATTACCGCCTCACAGGTGAGCTGGCTGATTACGGGGTATATGATCGTTTTTGCAGTAGGCTCCGTTACATACGGAAAGCTCGCGGACAAATATCGGCTAAAGGATCTATTGACCTTCGGATTAATTATCTTTGCACTTGGATCGATCGTAGGTTTGCTCGCTTCTGAATATTGGATGATCGTGCTTGGGAGGGTGCTGCAAGCAAGCGGGGCAGCCGTTATCCCAGCTACAGCGATGATTGTCCCAGTACGTTATTTCTCTCCTGAGAAGCGTGGCAGGGCGTTAGGAACGGTTGCGGCGGGTCTTGCTCTTGGAACCGCACTCGCGCCCATTGTTGCCGGAATCGTTACAAGCTTCATCAACTGGAGATTTTTATTTTTAATATCAGTGATTCCGCTGATTGCACTTCCGTTCTTTAGAAAATATTTGGACAACGACAGAGGAAAAGCTCAAAAAATTGACTATTTGGGCGGCATTCTGCTTGGAGGCTCCGTCGCATTATTACTAATGTCCATTTCAGTTGGAAGTTGGTTTATTGCTCTAGGCGGTGCTGTAACACTCGTTTTATTTATTGTTCGCATTCGAACAGCGACTGAGCCGTTTATCCAGCCCAAGCTGTTCAGCAATAAGAAATATACGTTTAGCTTAATCATGACCTTTCTAGCTACATCGTTAAGCTTTAGCATGCCGTTTGTAACCCCACAGTTTTTGGCGGGACTTAATCAGTTGTCCCCTGCCATTATCGGCTTTGTCATGTTTCCCGCAGCTATTACCTCTGCTTTAATGGGGCGTCGCGGGGGCAGGCTTGCAGATGAGAAAGGCAACTCATTTTTAGTATACCTTGCGATTTCATTAAGCTTTACTTGTTTTATTTTGTTATCAGTGTTTGTTGGATTATCACCATATCTAATCGTGTTTTTGTTAATATTCGGAAATATAGGTCAAACCTTTATGCAAATTGCGATGTCCAACACAATATCAAGAACGCTTGCCAAGGAGCAAATAGGAGTAGGGATGGGACTCATGTCCTTGCTTAACTTTATCTCGGGAGCAATGACAACGAGCATTATCGGCAAGATGCTGGACTTAAAGCAAACAGCGGTCCATTTTAACCCATTTGCCATTCATAACGGGGCATACCTATATAGCAATATTTTCTTTTCCTTAGCTATCTTGGCTGCAATCATTGTAGGCTTGTATTATTTGTTATTTAGACCATCGCGTGATAAAGCAGCTTTGCAGACAAAGCTTGAGAAGACCAAATCATCTTCAACAACCGCTTAG
- a CDS encoding GTP pyrophosphokinase family protein, whose product MVMDQMQKMKDMKQQITRFLMMYKFAIQELETKVEILKEEFHLLHEYNPIEHTSSRLKSPKSIVEKLYRKQSELSFNGIRNHIKDIAGLRITCSFISDIYRISDMLSNQSDLTLLEVKDYIKNPKPNGYQSLHLLIEVPVFISDRVENVCVEVQIRTIAMDFWASLEHKIYYKYKQAIPPRLLNELKEAADSASALDQKMERLHNEIAAIKEEREDDLGDEMLRLIMNNQSGSIPNMLLELFEDGTKK is encoded by the coding sequence ATGGTTATGGATCAAATGCAAAAAATGAAAGACATGAAGCAGCAAATCACTCGTTTTCTAATGATGTACAAATTTGCAATTCAAGAGCTTGAGACAAAAGTCGAAATATTAAAGGAAGAATTTCATTTATTGCATGAATACAATCCGATTGAGCATACAAGCTCGCGCCTAAAGTCGCCTAAGAGCATTGTTGAAAAGCTATATCGGAAGCAAAGCGAGCTTTCTTTTAACGGCATTCGGAATCACATTAAAGATATAGCAGGCCTGCGAATAACCTGCTCTTTTATTTCTGATATTTACCGGATTAGCGACATGTTAAGCAATCAGAGTGATTTGACCTTATTGGAGGTTAAAGACTATATAAAAAATCCGAAGCCAAACGGCTACCAAAGCTTGCATTTGCTCATTGAGGTGCCGGTGTTCATATCGGATCGAGTGGAAAATGTGTGTGTAGAAGTTCAAATTCGAACGATAGCGATGGATTTCTGGGCGAGCCTGGAGCACAAAATCTATTATAAATATAAACAGGCAATACCTCCTCGCTTACTGAATGAACTAAAAGAAGCAGCAGATTCCGCATCCGCGCTGGATCAGAAGATGGAGCGGCTGCATAATGAGATCGCAGCCATTAAAGAAGAGCGTGAGGATGATCTGGGCGATGAGATGCTTCGGCTGATTATGAACAATCAAAGCGGCTCTATTCCAAACATGCTGTTAGAGCTTTTTGAGGATGGAACCAAAAAATAA
- a CDS encoding SIMPL domain-containing protein (The SIMPL domain is named for its presence in mouse protein SIMPL (signalling molecule that associates with mouse pelle-like kinase). Bacterial member BP26, from Brucella, was shown to assemble into a channel-like structure, while YggE from E. coli has been associated with resistance to oxidative stress.), with protein sequence MYGNQIYYTAIPIPCKSVSTIEVLGEGIVTAAPDTALVILGAVTEGKELQAIQAENAQITADIIQSLLDLSIPREHIQTNDYRIEMMYEFPDGKQVFQGYKVTHLLQITIDQIALTGTVVDTAVSHGANTVTSIQFSVSDRKQLENEALSLAVQNARLKAAAIANALGTSISAVPSKVQEVSSSSEPFPIQRTFQSDVMVTPIEPGQLKIFAAVRVWFAQIT encoded by the coding sequence ATGTACGGCAATCAAATCTACTATACCGCTATTCCCATTCCCTGCAAAAGCGTGTCCACGATTGAAGTTTTGGGCGAAGGGATCGTTACAGCTGCTCCAGATACAGCTTTGGTCATCCTTGGTGCTGTTACCGAAGGCAAGGAGCTGCAAGCGATACAAGCTGAAAATGCACAAATTACAGCAGATATCATACAATCCCTTCTCGATCTAAGCATTCCGCGCGAACATATCCAAACGAATGATTATCGAATCGAAATGATGTATGAATTCCCGGACGGGAAGCAAGTCTTTCAAGGCTACAAAGTAACTCATCTCCTGCAAATCACCATCGATCAAATTGCACTCACTGGAACTGTAGTAGATACCGCCGTTTCTCACGGTGCCAATACAGTCACTTCCATTCAGTTCTCGGTTTCCGATAGAAAACAGTTGGAAAATGAGGCCTTGTCGCTTGCTGTCCAGAACGCCCGTCTGAAAGCTGCTGCTATCGCAAATGCATTAGGAACATCCATTTCTGCAGTTCCCAGCAAAGTTCAGGAAGTCTCCAGCTCATCTGAACCCTTCCCTATCCAGAGAACCTTCCAATCCGATGTTATGGTCACACCAATCGAGCCTGGACAACTGAAGATTTTTGCAGCTGTTCGTGTATGGTTCGCGCAAATCACATAA
- a CDS encoding MDR family MFS transporter, whose protein sequence is MEQLSQKKKLTIMIALMAAMFFAAINQTIVSTAMPRIIAILGGIEYYTWVITIYMLTSTIATVLVGKLSDIYGRKPFLLVGIVLFIIGAFLCGTSTTVFQLITYRGIQGIGGGILMSATVTAVGDLFAPRERAKWTGLMMAIFGFSSVIGPTLGGFMVDHIAWKWIFWIFLPLGIIAFGMIWSMFPKTARKTTESIDYWGSLLLSLMLIALLLGFSWAGTKYDWGSPQIIGMFASAAVLLVLLILVERQAKSPVLPLSMFKNSIVTISNSVGFLMNAGMMGAMMYLPFFVQGVLGISPTNSGFVNMPMSIAMIFLSAMSGRWISKSGKYKRFALIGMPFMVAGMLMMAFMTNVGVAVAAMIVFGIGLGISMPVFTLTVQNAVEPSQLGVATATATLFRNLGGTIGIAVMGTVMNSTLTSKLKDAVAAGQGPDLSQVDAATAEKLSSFLNPQMLLDQPKLKELHATLPEQIQPLFTHIIEMVRSVLSDSLTVVFLFGMSLLIVAFVLVFFLKEIPLRSSDKKEAVNVEPSEKLKKEPALNN, encoded by the coding sequence ATGGAGCAATTGAGTCAGAAGAAAAAGTTAACAATCATGATTGCACTGATGGCAGCTATGTTTTTCGCAGCTATCAATCAGACAATCGTAAGTACGGCTATGCCGCGCATTATTGCCATCTTGGGTGGCATCGAGTATTACACATGGGTTATTACCATCTATATGCTCACATCAACGATTGCTACTGTACTTGTAGGAAAGCTTTCGGATATTTACGGAAGGAAGCCGTTTTTGTTAGTCGGTATCGTGTTATTTATAATCGGAGCCTTCTTATGCGGCACTTCAACTACGGTATTCCAGCTTATCACTTATCGTGGTATTCAAGGTATAGGCGGCGGTATTCTTATGTCAGCAACCGTTACGGCGGTTGGTGATTTGTTCGCACCTAGAGAACGGGCGAAATGGACTGGATTAATGATGGCCATATTCGGCTTCTCAAGTGTAATTGGACCAACATTAGGCGGCTTTATGGTCGATCATATCGCTTGGAAGTGGATTTTCTGGATTTTCCTACCGCTTGGCATTATTGCATTTGGCATGATTTGGTCCATGTTTCCCAAAACAGCGCGTAAAACAACGGAATCCATTGACTATTGGGGTTCATTATTGCTTTCACTGATGCTTATTGCACTGCTGCTCGGCTTCTCATGGGCAGGTACAAAATATGACTGGGGCTCGCCACAAATTATTGGCATGTTCGCCTCTGCAGCAGTGTTGTTAGTTCTATTGATTCTTGTAGAACGTCAAGCCAAAAGCCCTGTATTGCCTTTGTCGATGTTTAAAAACAGCATTGTAACGATCTCCAACTCCGTCGGTTTCCTTATGAATGCCGGCATGATGGGCGCGATGATGTACCTGCCATTCTTCGTGCAGGGCGTGCTTGGTATTTCACCAACGAACTCGGGCTTTGTAAATATGCCGATGTCGATCGCCATGATTTTCCTAAGTGCAATGTCTGGTCGTTGGATTTCCAAATCAGGGAAATACAAACGATTCGCCCTTATCGGTATGCCATTCATGGTCGCGGGAATGCTTATGATGGCATTCATGACTAACGTTGGCGTTGCGGTTGCTGCAATGATCGTATTTGGTATTGGACTTGGTATCTCGATGCCAGTATTTACACTTACCGTTCAAAATGCAGTAGAGCCTTCACAGCTTGGTGTTGCTACAGCTACAGCTACGTTGTTCCGTAACCTGGGCGGTACGATTGGTATTGCAGTTATGGGTACGGTTATGAACTCCACTTTGACCAGTAAGCTGAAGGATGCTGTCGCAGCAGGTCAAGGACCTGATTTAAGTCAAGTAGATGCGGCTACAGCTGAGAAACTGTCTAGTTTCCTTAACCCGCAAATGCTGCTCGATCAACCGAAGCTTAAAGAGCTTCATGCGACGCTGCCGGAACAAATTCAGCCTTTGTTTACACACATCATCGAGATGGTTCGCTCGGTACTGAGCGACTCCTTGACGGTTGTATTCTTGTTCGGTATGTCCTTGCTGATCGTCGCATTTGTACTCGTGTTCTTCTTGAAAGAAATTCCGCTTCGCTCTTCTGACAAGAAAGAAGCAGTTAACGTAGAGCCATCTGAAAAGTTGAAAAAAGAGCCTGCTCTTAATAATTAA
- a CDS encoding MarR family transcriptional regulator — MNNYEEWKELFPQLKVVYKKLKTEWYKGIDCSFSINQTRMLQHLDKQSPMKSTDLAELLLVTAGGVTLIGDKLVERGLIRRNRSEDDRRVVYLEITDEGKQFVKAFNENDDAIIRYMSERISQEDLEHLRRIFTSLDD; from the coding sequence ATGAACAACTATGAGGAATGGAAAGAACTGTTTCCGCAATTAAAGGTTGTTTACAAAAAATTAAAAACCGAATGGTATAAAGGAATAGATTGCAGCTTCTCCATTAATCAAACAAGAATGCTTCAACATTTGGATAAACAAAGTCCCATGAAGTCGACGGATCTAGCTGAATTACTTTTGGTTACCGCGGGCGGGGTTACGCTCATCGGGGACAAGCTCGTGGAAAGAGGGCTTATTCGCAGAAATCGCAGCGAGGATGATAGACGAGTCGTTTATCTGGAAATTACAGATGAGGGAAAACAATTTGTGAAGGCTTTTAATGAAAATGATGATGCTATTATCCGATATATGAGTGAGAGGATCTCGCAAGAGGATTTGGAGCATTTGAGACGAATATTTACATCGCTTGATGATTAG
- a CDS encoding MarR family transcriptional regulator, with amino-acid sequence MGEDNHITRFPWEQEDSSTLLIKLAFTNIRREIETSLRPLGLTPQQSQSLHLLTMKPGVMNADLEKLLFIDKSSVTSLINGMVKRGWVIRRAHDSDARMKRIYLTEQGVEMSLKASNAVAQAKEKSDHLLTKEEAAHLHVLLRKIIKAYE; translated from the coding sequence ATGGGAGAAGACAATCACATTACTCGTTTTCCTTGGGAGCAAGAGGACAGCAGTACATTGCTTATAAAGCTGGCATTTACGAATATTCGGCGTGAGATTGAAACTTCGCTTCGACCGCTCGGCCTCACTCCTCAGCAATCACAGTCTCTTCATTTGCTCACCATGAAACCAGGCGTGATGAATGCCGACTTGGAGAAGCTGCTATTTATAGACAAATCGAGTGTAACCAGCTTAATCAACGGGATGGTGAAGAGAGGCTGGGTAATAAGGCGTGCGCATGACTCGGATGCAAGAATGAAAAGAATTTATTTAACCGAGCAAGGGGTAGAAATGTCCTTGAAAGCTTCAAATGCTGTTGCACAAGCGAAAGAGAAATCGGACCATTTGCTAACCAAGGAAGAAGCGGCACATCTACATGTTTTACTTAGAAAAATTATTAAAGCGTATGAGTAA
- a CDS encoding MarR family transcriptional regulator, translating into MSADKYENVTDLIDVFQKFAKADWRKKTMWGGLKASEVRMLVCVKKSNDKGSTGTTVTEISKLLQVTSPTVTQMINSLIASGHVVRTSDNTDRRITEITLTDSGEEIAQKAIDRFISMFKGMIDHLGKEQSDQLVVMLNQVFDYLDSAKTNEDF; encoded by the coding sequence ATGTCCGCAGATAAATATGAGAATGTAACAGACTTAATCGATGTTTTCCAAAAGTTCGCTAAAGCCGACTGGCGGAAAAAAACGATGTGGGGCGGTCTTAAAGCGAGCGAAGTTCGTATGCTCGTTTGTGTGAAAAAAAGCAATGATAAAGGTTCAACAGGGACGACGGTTACAGAAATCAGTAAGTTGCTGCAAGTCACCTCTCCAACCGTTACACAGATGATTAATAGCTTAATTGCATCTGGCCATGTGGTTCGTACATCCGATAACACAGATCGAAGAATTACCGAAATAACATTAACGGACTCTGGCGAAGAAATTGCTCAAAAAGCAATAGACCGTTTTATCTCCATGTTCAAAGGCATGATTGATCATTTAGGCAAGGAGCAAAGTGATCAGCTTGTCGTCATGTTAAACCAAGTATTCGACTATTTGGACTCAGCCAAAACGAATGAAGACTTTTAA
- a CDS encoding SDR family NAD(P)-dependent oxidoreductase, whose translation MSKPLVVIVGAGPGVSTGVARKFGNEGFRVVLAARNADALETYTKELNDIKIEAYSIKADAVDSSSLTSAFEQIKQLYGSPDVLVYNAAVISKATPTKLTETQLLEEFKVNVVGALTSANQVIPNMIEHKKGAILFTGGGLALAPAAELSSLSIGKAGIRSLAFSLSQELQPHGIYVGTVTIAGFVAKGSFYDPDEIADQFWNLYINRSEVEYLYKQD comes from the coding sequence ATGAGCAAACCTTTAGTCGTAATTGTCGGGGCTGGACCAGGTGTAAGTACGGGTGTTGCAAGGAAATTCGGTAACGAAGGATTTCGCGTTGTGCTTGCAGCGAGGAACGCCGATGCTCTGGAAACCTATACGAAGGAGCTTAATGATATCAAGATTGAAGCCTACAGCATTAAGGCTGATGCAGTGGATTCATCATCATTAACTTCTGCATTTGAACAAATTAAGCAGCTTTATGGTTCCCCTGATGTTCTAGTTTATAATGCGGCTGTCATATCTAAGGCTACACCAACAAAATTAACCGAAACGCAGCTGCTCGAGGAGTTTAAAGTAAATGTTGTTGGAGCGTTAACGAGCGCGAATCAAGTCATCCCTAATATGATTGAGCATAAGAAAGGGGCAATACTGTTTACTGGCGGCGGATTAGCGCTGGCACCTGCTGCTGAATTGTCGTCATTGTCGATCGGTAAAGCGGGCATTCGCTCTCTTGCTTTCTCACTCTCACAAGAACTACAACCGCATGGCATTTATGTCGGCACCGTAACAATTGCTGGTTTTGTTGCCAAAGGAAGCTTCTATGATCCAGATGAAATTGCGGATCAATTTTGGAATCTATACATCAATAGAAGTGAAGTCGAGTATTTATATAAGCAAGACTAA
- a CDS encoding Gfo/Idh/MocA family oxidoreductase, producing MTRTIRIGIIGSGGIARAHASAYKKMPLHVEIVAVADSIAGKAQAFIDQEELVNAVAFDDHKKLLELDLDGVSICTPNFAHSETSINALNAGKHVLVEKPMSVTLQQSIDMVEAAERSGKILTVGFQPRYDPNMSLIQEIVQSGKLGNVYFVETGGGRRRGMPGGTFISKELAGAGAMADIGCYSLDMALNALGYPKPLTVSAYTSNHFGTNPKYHREAANFEVEDFGVAMIRLEGDIVLNYKISWAMHMDSLGATMFLGTDGGLKVTPAGTGPWSGVWDGSVGSMTLYHDVVDQHIHSTIPVIQHGLNLFDEKVRDFVAAIAENRPAPIPGAEILYNQAIIDGVLRSAASKREVTIELP from the coding sequence ATGACTAGAACGATCCGAATCGGAATTATTGGAAGCGGCGGCATTGCAAGAGCGCATGCTTCAGCTTATAAAAAAATGCCTCTTCACGTGGAGATCGTGGCAGTGGCAGACAGCATAGCAGGAAAAGCACAAGCTTTTATTGATCAAGAGGAACTTGTAAACGCCGTTGCTTTTGATGATCATAAGAAATTATTGGAGCTTGACCTAGACGGCGTCAGCATTTGCACACCAAACTTTGCACATTCTGAAACTTCAATAAACGCTTTGAATGCAGGCAAGCACGTGCTCGTAGAGAAGCCGATGTCTGTCACACTCCAGCAGTCCATCGATATGGTCGAAGCCGCTGAACGCAGTGGGAAAATTTTGACGGTAGGCTTCCAGCCGAGATACGATCCCAATATGTCGTTGATTCAAGAAATTGTTCAATCGGGAAAACTTGGTAACGTTTACTTTGTTGAAACAGGCGGCGGAAGACGGCGCGGTATGCCTGGCGGCACTTTTATTTCCAAAGAGCTTGCAGGTGCTGGCGCAATGGCTGATATCGGCTGCTATTCGCTTGATATGGCGCTTAATGCGCTCGGCTATCCTAAGCCGCTTACTGTATCGGCTTATACATCAAATCATTTTGGAACAAACCCGAAATACCATCGTGAAGCGGCCAACTTTGAAGTTGAGGATTTTGGCGTGGCGATGATCCGTCTTGAGGGCGACATTGTTCTCAATTACAAAATCAGCTGGGCTATGCACATGGATTCATTAGGTGCAACAATGTTCCTTGGAACTGACGGCGGTCTTAAAGTCACTCCAGCAGGCACTGGCCCTTGGAGCGGTGTTTGGGATGGTAGCGTAGGCAGCATGACGCTTTATCATGATGTCGTTGATCAGCATATCCATTCGACTATTCCTGTTATCCAACATGGGCTAAATTTGTTTGATGAGAAAGTAAGAGACTTTGTTGCAGCGATCGCAGAAAATCGTCCAGCTCCTATTCCTGGAGCAGAAATTTTGTACAACCAAGCGATTATCGACGGTGTGCTCCGTTCAGCTGCAAGCAAGCGTGAAGTTACAATAGAGCTGCCTTAA